A stretch of DNA from Sugiyamaella lignohabitans strain CBS 10342 chromosome B, complete sequence:
AGTGTCCAGTGCCTAGACCAGTAAGCATCGAGATTTGATAAGTCATGTAGAGCAGTTCGGTTGCGAAGTTTATTTGTCTTTCGGTCCATTTCCAGCTGGCGGTTTTTGTATACAATCAGCTCAGTTTCTGGCTGGAGTGTTTGATTATGGTCGCTTGAATCACCTCCAGCATCCTCTGCTTTCTTTGAACTATCTCGTCGTTTTTTCTTCACTATAGCTCCAACGACTCCCAGACTCGGTCTACCCTTTGATTTACGCTTAGCTCTCACTTTCCGTGCCGGTTTACCTTTTAAATCTGGAGCCTGCTCGATATTGCTTGACCCAGACCCAGGACCGGCGACCTGATCCTCCCTTCGCAAGCTCTCATAAAGCCTGTCGAATTTGTGTTTCGTAGACAGCACAAATCTACCATCCACGCCATTACTATCCACACCCGAAACCTCTTCAAACACCCTCCTTACATCGGGGTTCATTTCTTGACAAACTTGCGGTTGATAAGTCAAGATCACATCTTGTTTACATGAAATATTAGGGTTTtgatgcagggtccagaaCTCggattgcctccggcggctggggctctgccccagaccccgttgctcctgctacgCAGGAGAAAGCTTGTGCCGTGGACAaaaatcgactcgagcgtagcgagaggagtaaccagggtctggggcggagccccagccgccggaggcagaatcGGGGCTTCGAGAGTGAGGGGAATTTCCGGTTTATTAACTGTGCTCGAACTCTTCGGGAAGAGGGTCGACTACGGGTTCAGAGCCAATGAGGCCATTGAATAATAAAGTACCGTACACAAGGAGACCGAAACCTACAAGCTGGAGGAAACGGAACTGTTCCCAGCCAATGAGAAGGGACACAATCCAGATTCCAAGGGTCCGGGATGTATCAATAGTGGATCTCGATGTGGCactgattttgtttgtaaCAGTGAGTCCGCAGATATTGAATATGGCCATGGAGAGCATGATCGAGAGTGAAATGAGCACCATGACACGATTACCCATGGCCTGCTTGACGCCCTCGGAAATATCAAAGATTTCGAGCTTTGGATTATGTCTGCCAAAAAGCGTATAGATCAAAGTTGATCCAATAATTACACTAGAGACTCCAAAGATACCTTCCCAGGCGACAACCTTGATGGGCTCTAAAGAGTACTTCTCAAGAATATGCTCTTCGACCACAAACTGAGAAGCAGTAAAAATCTGTGCGAACAGAATTAAAAGGACACCCAATACAACTTCCCAGCTAACAGAAGACTCAGCGGGTGATTGACCACCGCTTATATCTTCAGGAATAGAAGGCTTTTTGTCAAAAGCAGCACTCAATCCAACGAGGAAAACACCACAGCAAACACTGAACAGACCAATCCATTGCTTCCTCGTGATGCGATGTTTGAGAAATATGGTTGACAGAGATCCTACAAAAAGAACAACCGAACCTCTAGTCATCTGGTAGATAGAGACTGGAACCAACAGCAGTCCTACATTCATTAATGTGGTTGCCAGCAAATCCAGACTAGATGGAATTGCCAGAAGCAAAGTCCTGTAGCCTTCTAGTTTCTTGGTTCCGCTGCTAGTGACACTAGCGGCATCATCTACCGTCGTGTAACCTCGTCGGCTCTTACTGGCTTGATACTTCATGATCCAATACATCAACCACACCGAGGTCTCAGCAAAAAACATTTGCGCCGTCTGGAACACAGGCTGTTCGAAAagctttctcttcttagGATCTTTAGCATCACAATTACCCACACACTGCATGTCCTGTAACTTGGTCAGCAACGAATTAGAGCATCCCGAGACAAGCATGCCTACAACTAAGATGGGGATCTGGAATTCTGTTAGTTCAGCTTCCAAAGCCTGTTGAACAAATCAAACACCATTCTATAACTCTGAAATAATTGCAAACAATTCCTAGTATGCATATGCTCAATGCTTTTCAATTCGTGCCTAATTATCAGAGCAAAGTGCAAGTCTCCAACACCGAGAACTCTCATTTTCCTGATCGTAACCttgtcaattgacttgTTGATCAGATCGGAAGTCCCACGACAACTTACAATCCATCTCAGCAGGACTGTCGTGAAGCCCGCCAtaattgaattgaaaaatcaCAGAGAAACTctgatgaaaatgagtttaaaaataaataaataagatttGTAACCTTGTTTATTGGTGCCGTGGATCGGACTCCAGGGCCTCTTGTGAGGATGATGCAAGACGAGCGTTAACGGTTATGCATAGAGGGACCCACCCCAGGTCGAGTGAGCGAGTTCAGCATAGCCGCACCAATGATCCGGGGCGCGTATAAAAGATTTTCGTGACCAGGCAGGAACCTGTTTCCTTCCTCAACACACTGGAATGAGCTTTTACAGTTATTGTCAGAGCTAATATAATAATGCCACGCGTGCTGTGTCATTGTTTCAATTCCAGTGTTAGAGGAACCTTTGAGACGCTTTTTTCGCTAACGACATCTAAGATCTCACAGATGTAGTTTGATAGTAGTGAAGCGGACATTATCCAGTGATTTATTGCTGATGGTGCCTCGGTGGtacaggtgctgctgacgCCAAACTTCACAGACATGATTCAGTTTTAATGAAGTTACTGGTATTGTATAGTTATAGTTTTCAGCTCATGCTTTGGTTTACGTTACTGGCCCTGTAACGATATAACATgttaaaaaaaagcatCTAGTATGTGATATAATGTAGAAGACATCTTTTAGTATGTCATATAATGTAGAAAAATCATTTAATATGTGCTATAAATTATACGGTAGAATAATTTtatgataataaaaatgcTCCGGAACCTTCGTACATTGCCGTTTTGAGGCGCTCCTCAAGTACCTCCTTAGAGCTGTAGTTAGGAAGTTTTAGGTAATTGGCGCATGTCATAACACTTGGAAGATAGTCGTCCCTGCTGAATGGTTCCTCGTTTTGTTTCCAAACGACTGTGAAGACAGGGTTTAACGCTCTAAATCCTCCAATGGGCAAATTGGGGCTACCAGTCATAAATTGTAAAAATGCCCTGCGCTCCTGTGGGTTAAATGATGTCATTACTTCTAATAGTTCTCTAATGATCTTGCTGCCCTTCGTATATCCATGGTCAGCTTTGATACTTTCATAAAGGGTTTCGTAAGACCAGTCCTCTTCACCCTGTCCACATAGAACAGCAAGCTCCTGTGGTGAAAAAGCGTTGAGGGCTGAATATGGAAAAACTTCAGAGAATCCGGTTTGGAATTGCTCGATTTGTTTAGAAATACCCGATCCAATAGTCATATCCACCACAAGATCAAGATACTCATTGACATTATCAATCGTAACGGGAATATGTGATCCATCTTCTATTAGATTGATGTCTGGATAGCCAGGAAGTGTGAAATCCAAAGCCAGGTCTTCAATCAACACTTGTATAGACTCTTCTGCTTCCTGCTCTGTACTGACGGTATCCTTTTCTTGGCGCTGTTTCCGAGCAGCTCTCtcaatcatcaacaacgaATTACCGAGCTGCTTGTCTACTGCTGAAACCATGCTTATACTAGGCTTCAAACCTGAATTGCTTCGTGATAATGCAAAGAATATTGGGTTCAGATTAATATCAATTATTCTCGAATCCAATAGTGCTCGTGCAATAAACGTTCCTAGAGTCTTAAAAAGTTGCAGTACTTTGCGGCTATTTGTGTTCTCTAGCTGGTGCTTACTTAGAGGTGCTGGAAACAGTCCTTGGTTACCGAACACATAATCACTGTCCTTGTGACTGTCGCCCTCACGCCacattttgtttttcttgagTGAAAATTCTTTAGATACCGAGCTGTAGAACTCTAAAGTAGGTCCTAAGCCTGTTCCTACTTCATCAAAAAACTCCACCTCTAAGATATTGGGCGATGAACCGCACAAATTCATAACTTTGATTGCGCTATGCAAAATATGATTTCTCGAAACACGAACTTTCTGGCGCACCAATCTTCCCATTGGCAGTCTATCATTTCGTGAATCATTACCATCTTCGCCGTTACGATTTGCTGACTGCCACCTGTTCATGGACCGAGAGTACCCAAATGAAGTCGATTGCAAGAACGTGTAGCGGGTATCAAATGGAAATAAGAATGGGTACAACCTAGTGGAATCAACCATCCACGGAGGAATTATAGCACTAGCTATAACCAGAGGTTCTTCAAGCTGACGATTCAACTTTGCAGTTAACTTAGAGTTCAAAAATTTGGAGTCGCTAATCTTGGTAAAATGAAGTGGGGGAATTCCCTGCGACGTGTAAGATAAAGCCAATGAGTCTTGTAATATATCCTCACCGTTAGAATTCAACATAAAAAAGATGCTTAGAAGTCGAATTGCAATGGCAGTTGTCTCGCTATTACCAAATGAAGTAGGAAGTTGACTAAAGGGATTCAGTTCCTCGGCCTCTACCTCATCTTTTGGTTCAGTCTTAGGAGCAGGACCCGGCACTTTACTGAAATTAATTGTGAAGGTGTCTGTCCAAATATTATTCGGGAACGACTTGTTTCTGTATTGTGATGATTGAGACAATCCTGATCTTACAGCAGACTGGCCTGATAAAGCCTGAGATTTTGGCTTAGCTTCTAGGCTTTTGTAAATAGCACCTACTATAGTGCCATCCATAGGAATACTTTCTCCGTCCAAAGAAAACTCGAGATGCCATTCATCCCTAGACGCCGCGAGTTTCGATTGCCATCTATGAAATGGCGAGCTATGCTCTCGGTCTTCCTTATCGTTGCTCTGCTCTTGTTTTTCATCGGGATCGACATCCTGTAAgtcctcgtcctcgtcttcttccaaGGTAGACGACTCCTGTTCGATAGTTCTGCCAGATAAGAGCATGTTCAATGCCAGTTTAGATCGAAAAAAATCATCTACAACCTTGAAAGTAGCAATTGCCTGTATGGATAAAACAAGGTTTCTAAGCTTCTTCGGAATTTCAATCCCATTTTCAGCCACAAGCTTGATCCGCACCTGACGAGCAAGAGAGCTAGCAGGTGTCGCTTTAGAGCCATCACCAATACCACTAGtgataatttcaaaatgCTCAGACCGACCTAGAACTTCATGTAGGTGATCTAACAGAATTTCAAAACGACTGGTATCCTTTCCTGTCATAAATATCTTGATAAACTTTGATCTGGCCAAAAGaacatcttcttccgaACCCGAAACAAGAGATTCAAGTAGTGCTTTCAGAACGCCAGAATGAATCATTTCGAAACTGGAGATACCGGGAATTATTTCGTATAATGACTCTAGGGCAGCGTCAAGATTCTGACTAGATTCCAACCCAGTCGTGATTTGCTTCAACTGTGATAAAAGCTGGGCTGCCTCATCCTCATATCCAGCCGAATCAACTGCTCCTGCATCATACGCATTTTGAAGGTATCTGGCGTTATAAATCATTAGCTCTGATAAATCCGACTCGAATCCAAGTGATTGACTGGAGCCAGGTGCAAAAAAGTCACCCAAACGAACCGCTCTGAATTCTCCATAATTCGCATTATGAATCTCGCtgtcatcttcttcatcttcctcttcttcctcatcaccATCCTCATCACCACCTTCACTCTCGTTCttatcatcgtcatcatgCTCATCATTGTCCCGATCAGCATGATCATAGCTATCTGCATGAATACTATCGTTTTGTGggtcatcatcttcactatcTTGATCCATTTTGTCAGTCTTGGAATCGGTGTCtttctcatcttcagcaagcACTAAACCCTCACCTCCATGTTCTTGTTCCAAAATTGTAGCCACTTCTGACATAATACCAAGTCTATAGAAACTTGATCGATACACTTCTGGCAGTTTTTCCAATAAAACAATTCCAATTTCCAATGCACCAACTATCAGCGATGGGAACTCGGGCTGAGAGAATATAGAACagagaagagaagcaaGCTCTTGCTTTTCCAAGACAAGACGCAATGAAGAAGGGTCTAAGATTGATACTATCTTCAGAAGGCACTGTAGATCAACTCGTCGAACATTGATGTCAATGGATGATGAATAGACGTCAAGCAACAGAGAGGTCATTGTACGGCAAAAGTGAATTACATCTGGCAAGCATTCCTCACTGAGAAGCTTATCTTGACGTTCTATGGACTCTCTTGTCCTATCCTCCGACCGATACAGCAGACGGTATGGACCTGAAAACTTGCATCCTTCTCTTGGCTGTGGTTGAGGTAACATTTCTGATACAATAGACAGAGAGGTAATCATAAGATCTCTACTGGAATGGATCAAAGATTGAATAATAGACGTATTATCTTTTTTAAGCGAGTCCGAACCATCAAACATAGGCGTATGATGCGTCAAGATTTGATAAATGGTATCGCCAATCTTTTCATGAATCATAACAGCAGTCAGACTAGTCAAGTTTCTTGCCAGAATACCAATTACTTTCAGAAGTTTAAATCTAGTTCCTTGTGAACTGGAAACTGAAGGATTGAGCAGAGCCAGGATTTTACCTAGCAAATCGGCACTGACAAGCTCTTTCAGTTCCTTGCTCTGATATCTGAAACTTTCGACAATCTCACACACACAAAGACAGGCCTTCTCCGACACCACTGAATCAGGATTAGACAGGACGTTTTCTAATATTGGCATGACATCTCGTACGAATGAAAAGGCATTATGTGGGACATTCAAACAGCAGTTAGCAGCAGTCCTTAAGGCAGTCCTTTGTACATGCACTGAAAAGAAATCGAGATATGTCAGGCACGCAGCCAAACCACCCTCCCGGACCACTGCAGTAGGAAACTCTTCAGATATTTTCTCCAACGTCTAAAAAAAACTAGTTAGTAAAGCAGGGAAAATTGCTCTCGGCTGAGCGTTACTGTCACAACCACGACAGTTTCGCAAATGGTCTCGAAAAAAAAGCTGAAGGACCAGAACAGAAACCCTTCATCAATTATCACTTACTGCTAGGGCTTGTTCAGCAACATCAATGTACTGAATTTCGAGTAGCTTTTGACATAAAACTTGAATGCAGTCGGTTTGAACAATGGAGGACACTGACGACGGTAAGACCTCAATAAGGTTTGCAATATCACGACAAGCTAACAGCACGATTTCGGGACTGTCCTCATATATAGGCTCGTTCAGAATACGGACAAGCTCACGAACACATTCATCAGTGGGAAAATAGCCAATCAAAGAGTCTTCCGTGGATATTAGTAGATTATCTGCTAACTCTTGCAAACCCATAAGAACTGCACTGGGGTCTCCATGATCTTTGATTGCATTCAAAATAGGGCGTACTCGTGTGCTGAATCCCGACATCATAAGTCCCTCAGATAGATAGTCCAAGAGGTGTCGGCGACTACGCCGTGATatctcatcgtcatcgtcttcattgtcatcctcctcatcctGGTGAGGATGTTCATTATCGTCGTCGttgtcttcatcatcgtcgtcgtcgtcgtcatcatcgtcgtcatcatcgttatcatcatcgtcatcgtcatcctcgtcatgatgataatgatgatgctCGTACTCTatatcatcgtcgtcgtcgtcaacGTCATCATCGCCTTCATCCGCATATGCTTGAATATTGCTATGGTCTTCATCCTCCTCATGCAAAAATACTccaacatcatcatcacccCGAAAACCAGCGACACTACCACTTCCTTCTACTCGACTTTGTCGACGGCGATAACGATGACCAGATGGACGACTAAGGTCAACCTGATCTTGTTCATCCGAGTCATCGCCATCATCGTTGTCAATAACCATTCTACTGTCGCTGACCATGAACTCATCTCCATCCTCGTCCTGTTTACTACTACTGTTCTGATTGAAAAACTCATTCAGCTTCGAAATTGCAGCACCAGCTTGGTCACTACTTGATCCGGGAGTAGACGAACCCCTACTACCATGCCTCCTCGAAGATGCGGTTATATTCACTTGTTTAGAAGACTCACGGTCTTTGCTCTCACCATAATCTGGTTTTCTCGGCATAACGGGCAATGATCTATAATACTAGTTAGTTAGAATCCACTAACCATCTTACAAGTTTTAAACACTTGGTCTCATATCCCAATGTTGAACCAGGATATTTGTGGCGCCACAGTCTGACATGTCCAAAATCACATcgcaaataaaaaagagatGCATAACTGAGTAAGGcaatttttaaaattgaCACTTTGGAGTTTCAAATTGTGACAAATATGGGGCAAAACTTACCTAGCTATACCGGTTATATCCGGCTATAAATCAGAATGTACTGTACCTTCCAAGCACTTCTAGCTGACTAGACGAGTCAGCCTATCCTCAACTTTTGGAAGTTTACAAACTTGATGACAAGACTCTGGAACCTGCTTGAAACTGATCACTGCCTCGAAATCAATGATTATGACGTCTTGTAGTCGAGTCTTTGGCAACGGCTACCGAACCGGGAATGAATCAGTCAGCAATAGCCACAAATATTATCCTGCCTGGGTAatgcaataaaaaaagGTAGATACTAAACTTGAAGTatccaataaatatattcgTATGCCTGAGTTATCTCTGAAGTGGCAAGTCAATAATGCAATAGACGCTCTGAAAGATAACGGCTCTGTAATGTAATGTTCTAACAGGTGGGACACAGTGGAAATCTCTTGTCACTTGGTTGAGTCTGTTTAATACAGGATTCTAGCTTCCAATCACAAAGTCAATCAATATCCTTCTCGTGACAAATATAAGTAAAATCTCTCTTTATTAAGACCAGTTACTGTGACTTGTAGTAATACCGGACTACTCAGGAAACCCGCTAGTGTTTTGgaaggctgctgctgtttaAGTTCAGGGTAGGATGCTGGGGTAGCCGTATCCACTACAGGGCTGCACCGCAGCGGTACAGCATTATCTCCAGATTATACCgctcagcagctgctaaagTACCGACCGATACAGCCGTTTCTGGGGCTGGCACTTCCGACTTACAAACTTATTTGAGAACTGTTAGGAGAGGAGATATTATAAATCCTTTACAATTTATATGTTCAAATAGTTCAGCCTCCAGTGGCACTAGGACTTCACCCCAGATCTCTCTTCCTGTAGCTTTGCTTGATACATCGTTGCTATAGCTCAATTATGTTCTATTTGTTTGATCTTGTTTGATCCAGCCAACCTACATGTTATGGACAAATGGTGACTAAAATAATAACTAGTAATGATCACGTAACACATGATAACGTAACACAATATATTAAAAACTCcatagaataaataaacgaCAAGTAAAGGCCCCACAAATGACAAATGACAGTGGTTTTATTACCACGGCATAGAGTTGTTGATCCAGCCAAAGCAaattaattataaaataaataccaagtaaaaaaaaagatctATCCGGAAGGTTAACGAGTAGTAGGTGTACAATTAGCTTTCTTCTAACAGGGCCTGGACATAGTTATCCAGCTCTACGAAATTAAATCCGAGATTCTCCTCAGTACCAATAAAGGCAGGCAGTGGAAGGACTTGATTGAAAGTCTGTTCGCTTTCAATCGCTTCCACTAAACTCATATCAGGAAAGTTGAATAGAGCGTCTATGGATGGAAATAGGTTTTCTGGCAAATGACGTTTCATGTGTTCCTTGATCAAAAGCAGACACCTGGTTATACCTTGTAGAGAGGGGTTATCGCTTAAAGTGCGAATAAAAAACTCGAGACTGGGCGTTATGCCGCAATTAGTAACAGCAATCTCATGAATTCGTATCGTGGCCGCAATATAGATACAATAAACATTGCTGTAGGAAAAAGTGTAATTGAATTGGATGAATAGCCGTAGAAGATCCTCTATAGCCTTTGCTGCAGCTAGACAACGTCTAAAGTCGGCACTATTCGAAGCCTTGGATGATGGAGATAAGAAAGGGCGTAGATACAGAATAACCACTGCATGGTAAAGAAAATTCATGCTGATAACATGTGGAGGAGATCTATCGGCAGTATAACCGTCACGCAGAACATTCAGATGATCAGGCAGCGAGTTCCAGAAATGTTCAAGTCGTTGATTAATCTGATTGAACTGTTCAACACTAATGTATTTACAGTTATTAGATGACCGTGCTCGTATAGACTCGTCGAAACTATTAGAGGGATTGGCATAAATAAGGACCATGATATCTGAAATTATCATTGACAACTTGCACACGCAGAAAAAGCACGAAATGGCGTAGCTGGGCCGTTTTGAATCCGACCACTCTTCTGTTTCCGAAGCTGTATCCACTTTAGTTTGAGTTAGTACTATAGAGACTGGAAAGACAGATGCTCGAGCAACGCTCCTCGAGGCACGCTGCTCACTAAAAGAACTTACAGAATTCCAGAGGCATATCTGGATGAACTGAAGGAAATGTTGGCATTCGACCCATATATAGAGATATGAGCTTATCCCACAAATAACTGCTCCACCAGAGACGTTGACGCATTTCGTATTCTTCTGGGTAGTAAGCCAAACGCTTGAGGTTCTCTGCTGGATGATGCACTCCTAAATCAACCACCATCCTAAAAGCGATACCACTATAAGTCCATGCTAGTGATGTCTTGCCATATACCATGTCGTGGATCGACTGTAGAAGGAATGCATTAGCAGTTGCAAGAGTTGCTTCTTGCGTAATAGACATAGCCAGTTGTGTTTGGATATCTTCTCGGAAGTCCTTAAGGTATTTAAGATTTGTCTCCAGTGTCTCAGGACGCAAGAATCTGAATCCTAAATAACATGATACTTTGAATAGCGCATCATTATATAATTGTGATGGTCCATTGATCAGGCCATCAGTCAGACTGGGAAAATGTGGAAGCATGTAGCATGGATAAACCAGATCCACAGCATTCTGAATGAGCTCACGAAGAAGCTTCCCATCTTTACGTACTGATAATAGCTCGTGTAACCTTTGCAGATGCGTCCTTGACCGTGCTTCGAACTTGGTTCTGGCTGCTTGTTTATACTCTGACATCTCTTGAGACTCGTATACTGGCACATGGCCAATGGCGGTTGTGGAATTACTGCCATTGATCAGTAATTTTATTACTTCTGGAGCATCTTTTCGAGGTACATAACTTTGAAGTGGTGGTGTCGCATATATACATTCGATCCCTGACTTATTGCATGCTTTACATTTGGGGTATACTCCATCACAGCGGATCTTTTTACGCCGGCAACTTGCACAAGCTCTACTGAGTCGTTTCGACATTCTGTGGATCTACTCAACAGGTCGGTCGGTTCCCCCGTTTATATTTCTTCGGCCGCGGGTCCAGTCCGAACCATACAATAGAAATGCCAAGCAAGCTTGTTCCGAGACGCAATCGGATATTTCGTCGCCGCATACATCTCTTTTCGGATTTACCGTTGGCGAACCTTTCGGCTAATCCGTTATTGTCCCTGGATTCGTATCTCGGAAACATTTATAAAAGCTAATGACAAGGAGTTAATCAGCGAGACTTTCTTTCAACGTAGGAAAAATTAAACACGTTGTCATggctccaccacctcctaaTGGTGGGATCTTGGCGTGGAATCAGGTAATTGGCGGGTTCTTAATCACATTCAGTTCATGGGGCTTCATAAATGCTTTCGGCGAATTCCAAACATACTACAGTCAACATACACTCTCCAATCTACCAGATTCTACAATATCATGGATAGGTTCCTTGGAAGTATTTACGGTTCTAGGAGCCAGTGTCATCCCTGGTCGTCTTGTTGATGCGGGTCACGTGAAACCCTGTCTATGGGGCGGAACGGTCATTTGTGTATTTGCTATCATGATGACTAGTCTTTGCAAAGAGTTCTGGCAATTTGTCCTCGCTCAGGGGATTCTCGTAGCTGTCGGCTGTTCTGCTATGTATACTGCTAGTCTCAGTGTTGTAGCTTCTTACTTTACGACAATGCGATCTTTAGCGCTCGGAATAGCTGCAGCTGGAAGGTAAGTAGTCGGACTGCCCAGTGGGGACAGCCCATTCTCTCGAAGACTGGGGCAAATATCTGAAATATGCTTTTTAAATAAAGCTTGTCCTTCAGTTCTGTAAGTCAGAGCTCGTAGTCAACGCTGATAATGCAAGTAGTGCATACTGCTGCAGAAGACTCCGCATGTTGATAACAATTCAGCAGAAGGAGATATACTAACGTATAGTTCTGTGGGAGGTATTATTGTTCCTATTATGGTCAATAAAATTTCTCCAAAATTAGGACTGCCATGGGCAACCAGAATTATTGGCTTTACAATGCTTGCGATGTGTGTAACAGCTTGCGTCATGCTGAAGCCAAGACTTGAACCACGGAAGTCGGGCCCCTTGATAGACTATGCTTCGTTCAAAGATTTTCCATTTATCTTTGCAACCttggcattttttttcggATATATGGGAATGTATATTCCAATTTACTATATTCAGAACTATGCTCTCAAGATTAACGTTGATCAAAACCTGGCCATGTATTTCGTTACCATTTTGAACGCCGGATCAACTTTAGGAAGAATTCTTCCCAGTTACGTTGCTGATAAAGTTGGGCCACTTAATGCACTTTTCCCTTGTATGGTTATAGCAACCCTACTTATATATTGCTGGATCGCAATAAAAAACCGTTCAGGGCTCATTGCATTTGCAGTCCTAGATGGATTCTTCACTGGAACTTTTGTATCATTACCACCGGCATGTATATCGTACCTCACGCCCGATATGAGTTTAATTGGTACCAGAATCGGCatgtctttttttgttgctgCCTTTGGTGCATTAGCTGGTGCTCCTGTTGCAGGAGCTCTTTTGACTCGAGACCACGGGAATTATCTATATGCACAGCTTTTCTCCGGTACCTGCATGGCTCTGTGCAGCTCATGCGTGTTAGCGTCCATTTTGGCTAACAGGATTCGGCCGCCGGCTAGGCCAGTCTCTCCCCAAGACACTGAAGCTGATCCGAAACTTAATGAAATTGGTAATGAAGAGGAGAATGATTATTTCAATAAAGTCAGCGCTTCAGAAATACctgttgctgatggtcAAAAGTCAGAGTAATTAATGCGATTTAATGGATTTTTTTAGTATGCACAATATATGTATTGCTATGTAAAGATGATCAGTCCCTTGCGTT
This window harbors:
- the TEA1 gene encoding Tea1p (Ty1 enhancer activator involved in Ty enhancer-mediated transcription; required for full levels of Ty enhancer-mediated transcription; C6 zinc cluster DNA-binding protein; GO_component: GO:0051285 - cell cortex of cell tip [Evidence IDA] [PMID 23673619]; GO_component: GO:0005634 - nucleus [Evidence IEA,IEA,IEA]; GO_component: GO:0005634 - nucleus [Evidence IGI,IPI] [PMID 8524314]; GO_function: GO:0003677 - DNA binding [Evidence IEA,IEA]; GO_function: GO:0003677 - DNA binding [Evidence IDA] [PMID 8524314]; GO_function: GO:0046872 - metal ion binding [Evidence IEA]; GO_function: GO:0043565 - sequence-specific DNA binding [Evidence IDA] [PMID 19111667]; GO_function: GO:0043565 - sequence-specific DNA binding [Evidence IDA] [PMID 19158363]; GO_function: GO:0000981 - sequence-specific DNA binding RNA polymerase II transcription factor activity [Evidence IEA]; GO_function: GO:0008270 - zinc ion binding [Evidence IEA]; GO_process: GO:0006357 - regulation of transcription from RNA polymerase II promoter [Evidence IEA]; GO_process: GO:0006355 - regulation of transcription, DNA-templated [Evidence IEA,IEA]; GO_process: GO:0006366 - transcription from RNA polymerase II promoter [Evidence IEA]; GO_process: GO:0006351 - transcription, DNA-templated [Evidence IEA,IEA]; GO_process: GO:0006351 - transcription, DNA-templated [Evidence IGI,IPI] [PMID 8524314]); the protein is MSKRLSRACASCRRKKIRCDGVYPKCKACNKSGIECIYATPPLQSYVPRKDAPEVIKLLINGSNSTTAIGHVPVYESQEMSEYKQAARTKFEARSRTHLQRLHELLSVRKDGKLLRELIQNAVDLVYPCYMLPHFPSLTDGLINGPSQLYNDALFKVSCYLGFRFLRPETLETNLKYLKDFREDIQTQLAMSITQEATLATANAFLLQSIHDMVYGKTSLAWTYSGIAFRMVVDLGVHHPAENLKRLAYYPEEYEMRQRLWWSSYLWDKLISLYMGRMPTFPSVHPDMPLEFCKFF